The proteins below are encoded in one region of Mycobacterium pseudokansasii:
- the wrbA gene encoding NAD(P)H:quinone oxidoreductase, whose product MTKLAVIFYSATGHGTTMAQRVAAAAEAAGAEVRVRPVAETRDPASFAHNPAWTANYEATKDLPAAIGEDIVWADAVIFGSPTRFGCVAAQLRDFLDSLGGLWAEGKLADKVYAAFTSSNTLHGGQETTLLTLYVTLMHFGGIIVPPGYTDPLKFVDGNPYGASLVSTHDNIHELDEPTVNALDHLARRVVEVAGRLTS is encoded by the coding sequence ATGACGAAACTTGCGGTCATCTTCTACTCAGCTACCGGCCACGGCACGACGATGGCGCAGCGCGTCGCCGCGGCGGCCGAGGCTGCCGGCGCCGAAGTCCGGGTCCGGCCCGTAGCCGAGACCCGCGACCCCGCATCGTTTGCGCACAATCCCGCGTGGACAGCGAATTACGAAGCGACCAAAGATCTTCCGGCGGCCATCGGTGAAGACATCGTCTGGGCCGACGCGGTGATTTTCGGTTCACCCACCCGTTTCGGCTGCGTCGCAGCGCAATTGCGGGATTTCCTCGACTCGTTGGGCGGGCTGTGGGCCGAGGGCAAACTCGCCGACAAGGTGTATGCGGCGTTCACGTCGAGCAACACCTTGCACGGCGGCCAGGAGACCACCCTGCTCACCTTGTACGTCACGCTGATGCATTTCGGTGGCATCATCGTGCCGCCGGGATACACCGACCCGCTGAAATTCGTGGACGGCAACCCCTACGGCGCAAGCCTGGTCTCCACACACGACAACATCCACGAACTCGACGAGCCCACGGTCAACGCCTTAGACCACCTGGCGCGCAGGGTGGTTGAGGTGGCGGGGCGCCTCACCTCTTAG
- a CDS encoding IS1634 family transposase, whose translation MAYMRTVRTKSGATAVQIVWSSRRGARSIEHVGSAHDAVELQALKTAAVRRLTGGQQTLDLDVGDTEISGASLEIVSSRMAFLWNSLCAAYVRLGFDRAAGADEVFRDLVLARIIEPTSKADSLRVLAETGIATVSYRTLTRHLPRFATAAFGRALSKACAVQAALGPASLVLYDVSTLYFETDKADGFREPGFSKERRLEPQITIGLLTDATGFPLAVHAFEGDKGETKTMLPVINAFKKAHQLTDVTVVADAGMISEDNQKAIYAAGLTFILGSRIPFLPGVIREWRDKHPGEDIPDGHIFTQAWPASSKEKARGIPDRVIFYQYRADRARRTLRGIDEQVAKAQAAVDGKAPLKRNRFITVTGENRSVNRELEAKARELAGIKGYTTNLTGQTADFVIDAYHQLWRIEKAFRMSKHDLAARPIYHHKRESIEAHLNIVFAALAVSHWIEHQTGWSIRQFVRTTRRYRTVDIRAGQHTLTAADPLPADLRDALAQISGADLRTK comes from the coding sequence GTGGCCTATATGCGGACGGTGAGGACCAAGTCGGGGGCGACAGCGGTGCAGATTGTGTGGTCGTCGCGGCGCGGTGCACGCTCGATCGAGCATGTGGGTTCGGCTCATGACGCGGTGGAATTGCAAGCACTCAAGACGGCGGCCGTACGGCGGCTTACTGGAGGTCAGCAGACCCTCGACCTTGATGTCGGTGACACCGAAATATCCGGTGCCTCTTTGGAAATCGTCTCTTCGCGGATGGCGTTTTTGTGGAACAGCTTGTGCGCTGCGTATGTCCGGCTTGGCTTCGATCGGGCCGCTGGAGCCGATGAGGTGTTCCGGGATCTGGTGCTGGCCCGGATCATCGAGCCGACCAGTAAGGCCGACTCGCTGCGGGTACTGGCCGAGACCGGTATCGCCACGGTGTCCTACCGCACCCTGACCCGGCACCTGCCGCGGTTCGCCACAGCGGCTTTCGGCCGGGCGTTGTCCAAGGCGTGCGCGGTTCAGGCGGCGTTGGGGCCGGCGTCGTTGGTGCTCTACGACGTCTCGACGCTGTACTTCGAGACCGATAAGGCCGACGGATTCCGCGAGCCCGGATTCTCCAAAGAACGTCGGCTCGAACCGCAGATCACCATCGGCCTGCTCACCGATGCGACTGGATTTCCATTGGCAGTACACGCATTTGAAGGCGACAAGGGTGAAACCAAGACGATGCTGCCCGTCATCAACGCCTTCAAGAAGGCCCACCAACTCACCGATGTCACAGTGGTCGCTGATGCCGGCATGATCTCCGAGGACAACCAGAAAGCGATCTACGCCGCCGGGCTGACCTTCATCCTCGGCTCCAGGATCCCGTTCCTGCCCGGCGTCATACGCGAATGGCGCGACAAGCATCCCGGCGAGGACATCCCTGACGGGCACATCTTCACCCAGGCCTGGCCGGCCAGCAGCAAGGAGAAGGCCCGCGGGATCCCCGACCGGGTCATCTTCTACCAGTACCGTGCTGACCGGGCCCGGCGCACCCTGCGTGGTATCGATGAGCAGGTAGCCAAAGCCCAGGCCGCCGTCGACGGGAAGGCCCCCCTCAAACGCAACCGGTTCATCACCGTGACCGGCGAGAACCGGTCGGTGAACCGGGAGTTAGAAGCCAAAGCCCGCGAGTTGGCCGGGATCAAGGGCTACACCACCAACCTGACCGGCCAGACCGCAGACTTCGTCATCGATGCGTATCACCAGTTGTGGCGGATCGAGAAGGCGTTCCGGATGTCCAAGCACGACCTGGCCGCCCGCCCGATCTACCACCACAAACGCGAGTCCATCGAGGCCCACCTAAACATCGTGTTCGCCGCGCTCGCAGTCAGCCACTGGATCGAACACCAAACCGGTTGGAGTATCCGGCAATTCGTGCGCACCACACGCCGATACCGCACCGTGGACATCCGAGCCGGCCAACACACCCTCACCGCCGCCGATCCACTGCCCGCCGACCTACGCGACGCCCTCGCCCAAATCAGCGGAGCCGACCTACGCACTAAATGA